In one window of Opitutus sp. GAS368 DNA:
- the dgt gene encoding dGTP triphosphohydrolase, with the protein MPQNRFYNAFDLQEWGTARRTDYRSPFQIDRDRIIHAHAFRKLQSKTQVFLSGEYDFYRTRLTHSMEVAQIGRSICHYLRSRGDPLTDDFYIDSDLVEACSLAHDMGHPPFGHSGERTLQELMKRRGGFEGNAQTLHLLCESIYQNESGVKGMQPTRALLDGVLKYKKLYTEFATPPINHFIYDGQAPVRDWVFGGTKLPGALMRGDALNDFKSVECQIMDWSDDAAYSLNDIVDGVRAGFLTVERVERWADGETIGAAEQRHLDTLFDAIRRDRLENTFSKKTGAFIQACRLKPRDNFMAEKTNRYKFDLVIDPVARSEADFFKKMANDIIFESPQLEQLEYKARTIINALYNAIWENYAERNERVIRILPNHVSRLIEAEKTQDGKARRICDFLSGQTDGMVVRTYRRLFDPEFGSFRDLS; encoded by the coding sequence ATGCCGCAGAACCGTTTCTACAACGCCTTCGACCTGCAGGAGTGGGGCACCGCCCGGCGGACGGACTACCGCAGCCCGTTCCAGATCGACCGCGACCGCATCATCCACGCGCACGCCTTCCGCAAGCTCCAGTCGAAGACCCAGGTGTTCCTCAGCGGCGAATACGACTTCTACCGCACCCGGCTCACGCACTCGATGGAGGTCGCGCAGATCGGGCGCTCCATCTGCCACTACCTCCGCAGCCGCGGCGACCCGCTGACCGACGACTTCTACATCGACTCCGACCTCGTCGAGGCCTGCAGCCTGGCGCACGACATGGGCCACCCGCCGTTCGGGCATTCCGGCGAACGCACGCTGCAGGAGCTGATGAAGCGGCGCGGCGGCTTCGAGGGCAACGCCCAGACGCTGCACCTGCTCTGCGAGAGCATCTACCAGAACGAGTCCGGCGTGAAGGGCATGCAGCCCACCCGTGCGCTGCTCGACGGCGTGCTCAAATACAAGAAGCTCTACACCGAGTTCGCCACGCCGCCGATCAACCACTTCATCTACGACGGCCAGGCCCCCGTACGCGACTGGGTGTTCGGCGGCACCAAGCTCCCCGGCGCCCTCATGCGCGGCGACGCGCTCAACGACTTCAAGAGCGTCGAGTGCCAGATCATGGACTGGTCGGACGACGCGGCCTACTCGCTCAACGACATCGTGGACGGCGTGCGCGCCGGCTTCCTCACGGTCGAGCGCGTCGAGCGCTGGGCCGACGGCGAGACCATCGGCGCCGCCGAGCAGCGGCACCTCGACACGCTGTTCGACGCCATCCGGCGCGACCGGCTGGAGAACACCTTCTCGAAGAAGACGGGCGCCTTCATCCAGGCCTGCCGGCTCAAGCCGCGCGACAACTTCATGGCCGAGAAGACCAACCGCTACAAATTCGACCTCGTCATCGACCCGGTGGCGCGCAGCGAGGCGGACTTCTTCAAGAAGATGGCGAACGACATCATCTTTGAGAGCCCGCAGCTCGAGCAGCTCGAATACAAGGCGCGCACGATCATCAACGCCCTCTACAACGCCATCTGGGAGAACTACGCCGAGCGCAACGAGCGCGTCATTCGCATCCTGCCCAACCACGTCAGCCGTCTCATCGAGGCCGAGAAGACCCAGGACGGGAAGGCCCGCCGCATCTGTGATTTCCTCTCCGGCCAGACCGACGGCATGGTCGTCCGCACCTACCGGCGTCTGTTCGACCCGGAGTTCGGCAGCTTCCGGGACCTGAGCTGA
- a CDS encoding S9 family peptidase: protein MLNSRLLLFLAALCVASLPILRGAEPVAQTPITAADLFNIKTVETPALSPDGKWVAYVLRTIEKTTGSAEASMKEDWTYRTQLWLAATDGQTPPRQLTFGVARNSSPAWSPAGDRLAFVRTVEKEKPQVYVLPIAGGEALPLTKIETGATSPRWSPDGTKILFTSSLSYAQVRAALEKKSAEAAPAWSNEKPRRKANDTANWGAKKSAKEGDKAKPDLSAEALAKADGTPQEIREWLARNEADGNPRVMDRLNFLAEGDLQVDPEFNEFYAVEAREGAEPQAITLGYEGYAAASWLADGKGIICTGPRDPKLHPDRDRLSSLYTIDVATGAAKVLLEEPGCNYGGPTASPDGKWIAYAVGPGGELSFNQPMVAIVPAGGGTPKVLTPDLDRAVARLKWSSDSKFVYFTAPDRGRFPLYRAAVDRTVPETLTPQTDWGVNDFDVRAGALVQAVTNPGNPSELYRGPADGKMPQPLTRGNSSWLQDRKLSTYEGHRLVQADGITVDYWTLKPANFDPKKKYPLLVQIHGGPSAMWGPGEASMWHEFQFYAARGYVVMFANPRGSGGYGRDYQRANFKDWGIGPASDVLAAASFTAKEAYVDKDRQVLTGGSYGGYLTAWIVGHDHRFKAAVAQRGVYDLSTFFGEGNAWFLLPLYWGGYPWQKDVRPLLDRDSPLTYVDNIRTPLLIQHGDVDFRTGFVQSQVLYKSLKQLGRDVEYVRYPRATHELSRSGEPKQRLDTLVRYEEFFRRYIGEN from the coding sequence ATGCTGAACTCACGTCTTCTCCTGTTCCTGGCGGCCCTGTGTGTCGCCAGTCTACCCATCCTGCGCGGCGCCGAGCCCGTCGCCCAGACTCCGATCACCGCGGCCGACCTGTTCAACATCAAGACGGTCGAGACTCCCGCCCTCTCGCCCGACGGCAAGTGGGTCGCTTATGTGCTCCGCACCATCGAAAAGACGACCGGGTCCGCCGAAGCCTCGATGAAGGAGGACTGGACCTATCGCACGCAACTCTGGCTCGCCGCCACGGACGGCCAGACCCCGCCGCGCCAGCTGACCTTCGGCGTCGCCCGCAACTCCAGCCCGGCCTGGTCGCCGGCCGGCGACCGTCTCGCCTTCGTCCGCACCGTCGAAAAGGAAAAGCCGCAGGTCTATGTCCTCCCGATTGCCGGCGGCGAAGCCCTGCCGCTCACCAAGATCGAGACCGGCGCCACCAGTCCACGCTGGTCGCCGGACGGCACGAAGATCCTCTTCACCAGCTCGCTGTCCTACGCGCAGGTGCGCGCCGCGCTGGAGAAGAAGTCGGCCGAGGCCGCGCCGGCCTGGAGCAATGAGAAGCCCCGCCGCAAGGCCAACGACACGGCCAACTGGGGCGCAAAAAAATCGGCAAAAGAAGGTGACAAGGCCAAGCCGGACCTGTCAGCCGAAGCCTTGGCGAAGGCTGACGGCACGCCGCAGGAAATCCGCGAGTGGCTCGCCAGGAACGAGGCCGACGGCAACCCGCGCGTCATGGACCGCCTCAACTTCCTGGCCGAGGGCGACCTGCAGGTGGACCCCGAGTTCAACGAGTTCTACGCGGTGGAAGCCAGGGAAGGCGCCGAGCCGCAGGCGATCACGCTCGGTTACGAGGGCTATGCCGCCGCCAGCTGGCTGGCCGACGGCAAGGGCATCATCTGCACCGGCCCGCGCGACCCCAAGCTCCACCCCGACCGCGACAGGCTGAGCAGCCTCTACACCATCGACGTCGCGACCGGCGCGGCGAAGGTGCTGCTGGAGGAACCCGGGTGCAATTATGGCGGGCCGACCGCCTCGCCCGACGGCAAGTGGATCGCCTACGCGGTCGGCCCGGGCGGCGAACTCAGCTTCAACCAGCCGATGGTCGCCATCGTGCCCGCGGGCGGCGGCACGCCGAAGGTGCTGACGCCCGATCTCGACCGCGCGGTGGCCAGGCTCAAATGGTCGTCCGACTCGAAGTTCGTGTATTTCACCGCGCCCGACCGCGGGCGTTTTCCGCTTTACCGCGCGGCGGTCGACCGGACCGTGCCGGAGACCCTGACCCCGCAGACCGACTGGGGGGTCAATGACTTCGACGTCCGGGCCGGCGCGCTCGTGCAGGCCGTGACCAACCCGGGCAATCCCTCGGAGCTCTACCGCGGCCCGGCCGACGGCAAGATGCCGCAACCCCTCACCCGCGGCAACAGCTCCTGGCTGCAGGACCGGAAGCTCAGCACCTACGAGGGGCACCGGCTGGTGCAGGCGGACGGCATCACGGTCGACTACTGGACCCTCAAGCCGGCCAACTTCGACCCGAAGAAAAAATACCCGCTGCTCGTCCAGATCCACGGCGGTCCTTCCGCCATGTGGGGCCCGGGCGAGGCGAGCATGTGGCACGAATTCCAGTTCTATGCCGCGCGCGGCTATGTCGTGATGTTCGCCAATCCCCGCGGCTCGGGCGGTTACGGCAGGGATTACCAGCGCGCGAATTTCAAGGACTGGGGCATCGGGCCCGCGAGCGACGTGCTCGCGGCCGCGAGCTTCACCGCCAAGGAGGCTTACGTGGACAAGGACCGGCAGGTGCTGACCGGCGGCTCCTACGGCGGCTACCTGACGGCGTGGATCGTCGGCCACGACCATCGCTTCAAGGCGGCGGTCGCCCAGCGCGGCGTCTACGATCTCTCGACCTTCTTCGGCGAGGGCAACGCCTGGTTCCTGCTGCCGCTCTATTGGGGGGGTTATCCCTGGCAGAAGGACGTCCGGCCCCTGCTCGACCGCGACTCGCCGCTGACCTACGTGGACAACATCAGGACGCCGCTGCTCATCCAGCATGGCGACGTGGATTTCCGCACCGGCTTCGTGCAGAGCCAGGTCCTCTACAAGAGCCTCAAGCAGCTCGGCCGCGACGTGGAATACGTCCGCTACCCGCGCGCCACGCACGAACTCAGCCGCAGCGGCGAGCCCAAGCAGCGCCTCGACACGCTCGTGCGCTACGAGGAGTTCTTCCGCCGCTACATCGGGGAGAATTAA
- a CDS encoding methylated-DNA--[protein]-cysteine S-methyltransferase, which produces MPHVLFPTPFGTCGIAWNDTGLTGFQLPEETAALTEQHLARKARSQPATEPPPEWVQGLIGRVQQHLEGQLQDFAGTELDWSRVTDFQQAVYLQAQAIKPGYKKSYGEIAKLMALGHEAARAVGVALATNPWPLIVPCHRVVSAGDKMTGFSAPGGVRTKTRLLTLEGAELLSE; this is translated from the coding sequence ATGCCCCACGTCCTCTTCCCCACCCCGTTCGGGACCTGCGGCATCGCTTGGAACGACACCGGGCTGACCGGCTTCCAACTGCCCGAGGAAACCGCGGCGCTCACCGAGCAGCACCTCGCCCGCAAGGCCCGCAGCCAGCCGGCCACGGAGCCGCCGCCCGAGTGGGTGCAAGGCCTCATCGGCCGCGTCCAGCAGCACCTCGAAGGCCAGCTGCAGGATTTCGCCGGCACCGAGCTCGACTGGTCGCGCGTGACGGATTTCCAACAGGCGGTCTATCTGCAGGCGCAGGCGATCAAGCCCGGCTACAAGAAGAGCTATGGCGAGATCGCCAAGCTGATGGCCCTCGGCCACGAGGCGGCGCGCGCCGTCGGCGTCGCCCTCGCGACGAATCCCTGGCCGCTGATCGTGCCCTGCCACCGCGTGGTGTCGGCCGGCGACAAGATGACGGGCTTCTCCGCGCCGGGCGGCGTCCGCACCAAGACCCGCCTGCTCACGCTGGAAGGCGCGGAACTGCTCTCGGAATGA
- a CDS encoding DNA-3-methyladenine glycosylase has translation MKPKLQFDPVAALAHLRAGDTELAALIDRVGPFTMELNPAPSLFEALLRSIVYQQLHGKAAASIHGRVLAELAKHGGPTPAALTKASDAALRGAGLSGNKLLAVRDLARKCIAGTVPSLKVAAKLGDEELVTRLTEVRGIGPWTVHMLLIFHLGRPDVMPTGDFAIRLGFKKLYRKRKDPTPEAIIKHARRWSPYRSVASWYLWRSLDTG, from the coding sequence ATGAAACCCAAACTCCAATTCGACCCCGTCGCCGCCCTCGCGCACCTCCGGGCCGGCGACACCGAGCTGGCCGCACTGATCGACCGGGTCGGGCCGTTCACGATGGAATTGAACCCGGCCCCCAGCCTCTTTGAGGCGCTGCTGCGCTCGATCGTCTACCAGCAGCTGCACGGCAAGGCTGCGGCTTCGATCCACGGCCGCGTGCTGGCCGAGTTGGCGAAGCACGGCGGCCCGACGCCCGCGGCCCTGACCAAGGCGTCGGACGCCGCGCTGCGCGGCGCCGGGTTGTCCGGCAACAAGCTGCTGGCCGTGCGGGACCTCGCCCGCAAGTGCATCGCGGGCACCGTGCCGTCGCTCAAGGTGGCGGCGAAACTCGGTGACGAGGAGCTGGTGACGCGCCTGACCGAGGTGCGCGGCATCGGGCCGTGGACGGTGCACATGCTGCTGATTTTCCACCTCGGCCGGCCGGACGTGATGCCGACGGGCGATTTCGCCATCCGGCTGGGGTTCAAAAAACTCTATCGCAAGCGCAAGGACCCGACGCCCGAAGCCATCATCAAACACGCGCGGCGCTGGTCGCCCTACCGGTCGGTCGCGAGCTGGTATCTGTGGCGTTCGCTCGACACGGGTTGA
- the tdh gene encoding L-threonine 3-dehydrogenase, producing the protein MSTTMRAIVKPTAGPGLIMTQVPVPRPGVNDVLIKIKKTSICGTDVHINKWDSWAQRVIKPPLVIGHEYVGTVEDLGNGVTGFTKGQVVTGEGHIVCGHCRNCLAGRRHLCPNTVGVGVNRDGAFADYVSIPASNVWKVPAGMDLDVVSCFDPLGNAVHTTLSYDMVGEDVLITGAGPIGCMAIAVAKHAGARKVVITDINDGRLELAKKFGPTRTVNTAKENLSDVWHKELGMTEGFDVGLEMSGSAIALNQMIDNMIMGGRIALLGTHSAKAEVDWNKIVFKMLHLKGIYGREMFETWYKMTALVQGGMDITPVITHRMPVANFQEGFDLMGAGKSGKIVLNWE; encoded by the coding sequence ATGTCCACCACCATGCGCGCCATCGTGAAGCCCACTGCCGGCCCCGGCCTCATCATGACCCAGGTCCCGGTGCCCCGGCCGGGCGTCAACGATGTGCTCATCAAGATCAAGAAGACCTCCATCTGCGGCACCGACGTGCACATCAACAAGTGGGACTCGTGGGCCCAGCGCGTCATCAAGCCGCCGCTGGTCATCGGCCACGAATATGTCGGCACCGTCGAGGACCTGGGCAACGGTGTCACGGGGTTCACCAAGGGTCAGGTCGTTACCGGCGAGGGGCACATCGTGTGCGGCCACTGCCGCAACTGCCTCGCCGGCCGCCGCCACCTCTGCCCCAACACCGTCGGCGTCGGCGTGAACCGCGACGGCGCGTTCGCCGACTACGTTTCCATACCGGCCAGCAACGTCTGGAAGGTGCCCGCCGGCATGGACCTCGACGTCGTCTCCTGCTTCGACCCGCTCGGCAATGCCGTGCACACCACCCTCTCCTACGACATGGTCGGCGAGGACGTCCTCATCACCGGCGCCGGCCCCATCGGCTGCATGGCCATCGCTGTCGCCAAGCACGCCGGCGCCCGCAAGGTCGTCATCACCGACATCAACGACGGCCGGCTCGAGCTCGCGAAAAAATTCGGGCCGACGCGCACGGTGAACACCGCGAAGGAAAACCTTTCCGATGTCTGGCACAAGGAGCTCGGCATGACCGAGGGCTTCGACGTCGGCCTCGAGATGTCCGGCAGCGCCATCGCCCTGAACCAGATGATCGACAACATGATCATGGGCGGCCGCATCGCGCTGCTCGGCACGCACTCCGCCAAGGCCGAGGTCGACTGGAACAAGATCGTCTTCAAGATGCTTCACCTGAAGGGCATTTACGGCCGCGAGATGTTCGAGACGTGGTATAAAATGACCGCGCTCGTGCAAGGCGGCATGGACATCACGCCCGTCATCACCCACCGGATGCCCGTCGCCAATTTCCAGGAGGGCTTCGACCTCATGGGCGCGGGCAAGTCCGGCAAGATCGTGCTGAACTGGGAGTGA
- a CDS encoding SatD family protein has translation MKYLALIGDIVDSKALPRRDQFQTELAAFLKEISSRNPALASPYTITLGDEFQAVYKSADTLFADIFSILCQIHPAQARFAVGVGVISTEINRKQALGMDGPAFHRAREAITGLKKTSYLLRLQGDPAKDAAYDRWILINHLLNLVSHKMDGWTRNRLRIMQGLLKEESVGTLEKELRISNVAVYKNINAAALDELQGLCKEITRLLNHELKTP, from the coding sequence ATGAAATACCTCGCGCTCATCGGCGACATCGTGGACTCGAAGGCGCTGCCCCGGCGGGATCAGTTCCAGACGGAGCTGGCGGCTTTCTTGAAGGAAATCAGCAGCCGCAACCCGGCGCTGGCTTCGCCCTATACCATCACGCTCGGCGACGAATTCCAGGCCGTCTACAAGTCGGCCGACACGCTGTTCGCGGATATTTTCTCCATCTTGTGCCAGATCCATCCCGCGCAGGCCCGCTTCGCGGTCGGCGTGGGCGTGATCAGCACGGAGATCAACCGGAAGCAGGCGCTCGGCATGGACGGCCCGGCGTTTCACCGGGCCCGCGAGGCCATCACCGGGTTGAAGAAGACCTCCTACCTGCTGCGACTGCAGGGCGATCCCGCCAAGGATGCGGCCTATGACCGTTGGATACTCATCAACCATCTGCTCAACCTCGTGAGCCATAAGATGGATGGGTGGACGCGCAACCGCCTGCGCATCATGCAGGGCCTGCTCAAGGAGGAATCGGTGGGCACGCTGGAGAAAGAGCTCCGCATCAGCAATGTGGCGGTCTACAAAAATATCAATGCGGCCGCGCTCGACGAACTGCAGGGACTCTGCAAAGAAATCACGCGTCTGCTGAATCACGAACTCAAGACCCCATGA
- a CDS encoding glycine C-acetyltransferase: MNSAYSDHLTKTLGEIEAAGLYKRERIITTHQTAHIAVASGQKVLNLCANNYLGLADNPELITAARESLDRWGYGLASVRFICGTQQIHKDLEATLAGFLGTEDTILYSSCFDANGGLFETLLGAEDAVISDELNHASIIDGVRLCKAQRYRYKNNNLEDLEAKLKEADAAKARFKLIATDGVFSMDGFIANLKGICDLADKYGALVMVDDSHSVGFMGRTGRGTHEHCGVMGRVDVFTGTLGKALGGATGGYTSGRKQIIDLLRQRSRPYLFSNTIAPSVAAASIKCLEMLSRSTELRDKLEANTRFFREGLTKAGLTIRPGTHPIVPVMLGDAALSQKVAARMLEKGVYVIGFFYPVVPQGMARIRTQVSAAHSREDLEFAIKAFAEVKTEFGL, encoded by the coding sequence ATGAATTCCGCCTACTCCGACCACCTGACGAAGACTCTCGGCGAAATCGAGGCCGCCGGGCTTTACAAGCGCGAGCGGATCATCACCACACACCAGACGGCCCACATCGCCGTGGCGTCCGGCCAGAAGGTGCTGAACCTGTGTGCCAACAACTACCTCGGCCTGGCCGACAACCCGGAGTTGATCACGGCCGCGCGCGAGTCCCTCGACCGCTGGGGCTACGGCTTGGCCTCGGTGCGCTTCATCTGCGGTACCCAGCAAATCCACAAGGACCTCGAGGCGACCCTCGCCGGGTTCCTCGGCACCGAAGACACCATTCTCTACTCGTCCTGCTTCGACGCCAACGGCGGCCTCTTCGAGACCCTGCTCGGGGCGGAGGATGCTGTCATTTCCGACGAGCTGAACCACGCCTCGATCATCGACGGCGTGCGGCTCTGCAAGGCGCAACGCTACCGCTACAAGAACAACAATCTCGAGGACCTCGAGGCCAAGCTGAAGGAGGCCGACGCCGCCAAGGCCCGCTTCAAGCTCATCGCCACCGACGGCGTGTTCTCGATGGACGGCTTCATCGCCAACCTGAAAGGCATCTGCGACCTGGCCGACAAATACGGCGCGCTGGTGATGGTGGACGACAGCCATTCCGTTGGCTTCATGGGCCGGACCGGTCGCGGCACGCACGAACACTGCGGCGTCATGGGCCGCGTCGACGTCTTCACCGGCACGCTCGGCAAGGCGCTCGGCGGCGCCACCGGCGGCTACACCAGCGGCCGGAAGCAGATCATCGACCTGCTCCGCCAGCGCTCCCGGCCCTACCTTTTCTCCAACACCATCGCCCCGAGCGTCGCCGCCGCGTCCATCAAGTGCCTCGAGATGCTCAGCCGCTCGACCGAATTGCGCGACAAGCTCGAGGCCAACACCAGGTTTTTCCGCGAGGGCCTGACCAAGGCCGGCCTGACGATCCGCCCCGGCACGCACCCGATCGTGCCGGTCATGCTCGGCGACGCCGCGTTGTCGCAGAAGGTCGCCGCCCGCATGCTCGAGAAGGGCGTCTACGTCATCGGCTTCTTCTATCCCGTCGTGCCGCAGGGCATGGCCCGCATCCGCACGCAGGTGTCCGCGGCGCACAGCCGCGAAGACCTGGAATTTGCCATCAAGGCCTTCGCCGAAGTGAAGACAGAGTTTGGCTTGTAG
- a CDS encoding cytidine deaminase, with protein sequence MKNPTPAQLRQLKAAAKTAAGRAYAPYSKFTVGAAILTSTDRIYSGCNVENASYGLTNCAERTAIFNAVAAGEKRLRLKCVVVYTPTDIPTAPCGACRQVINEFGPDARILSVCRGKGHIASSTRELLPGAFGPADLA encoded by the coding sequence ATGAAGAATCCCACCCCCGCCCAACTCAGGCAGCTCAAGGCCGCCGCCAAGACAGCCGCCGGCCGGGCCTACGCCCCCTACTCCAAGTTCACGGTCGGCGCCGCGATCCTGACCTCGACCGACAGGATCTACTCGGGCTGCAATGTCGAGAACGCCTCCTACGGCCTGACCAATTGCGCCGAACGCACCGCCATATTCAACGCCGTGGCCGCCGGGGAAAAGCGGCTGAGACTGAAGTGCGTCGTCGTTTACACCCCGACCGACATACCGACGGCCCCGTGTGGCGCGTGCCGGCAGGTCATCAACGAATTCGGGCCCGACGCCCGCATCCTGTCCGTTTGCCGCGGCAAGGGCCACATCGCCTCCAGCACGCGCGAGCTGCTGCCCGGCGCCTTCGGTCCGGCCGACCTTGCTTGA